Proteins encoded together in one Astatotilapia calliptera chromosome 7, fAstCal1.2, whole genome shotgun sequence window:
- the LOC113027344 gene encoding heat shock protein 30-like: protein MLCSHGVQSALSPFMDFYWPVRSLWPEIKPLFYQQDLLQRNLQELCSSLELMDKLQHRILEETDPFQSSMAVQPVAVQLEKEGDKFALMLDTRGFSPEELSVRQVGRKLRVSGKTEKKQEDGKGSYSYRLQEFRQEFNLPEGLNHQAITCHLSPDGKLHIQAAKAPCVEEAERELTIKRSSEDKAQQSVCSQAEDSRTETHSSTQDKPENME from the coding sequence ATGCTGTGCTCTCATGGAGTCCAGTCTGCACTCAGTCCATTCATGGACTTCTACTGGCCTGTGCGCAGTCTGTGGCCAGAGATCAAGCCTCTCTTCTACCAGCAGGATCTCCTGCAGAGAAACCTACAGGAGCTGTGCAGCAGTCTGGAGCTGATGGATAAACTTCAACACAGGATCCTGGAGGAGACAGATCCTTTCCAAAGCAGCATGGCTGTGCAGCCAGTTGCCGTCCAGCTggagaaagagggagacaaGTTTGCTCTGATGCTGGACACTCGAGGCTTTTCCCCAGAGGAGCTGTCTGTCAGGCAGGTGGGCAGGAAGCTGAGAGTCAGTGGCAAGACAGAGAAGAAGCAGGAGGATGGGAAAGGCTCGTACTCTTACAGACTGCAGGAGTTCAGACAGGAGTTTAATCTGCCTGAAGGACTGAACCATCAAGCCATCACGTGCCACCTGTCTCCAGATGGGAAGCTCCACATCCAGGCAGCCAAAGCTCCGTGTGTTGAAGAGGCTGAGAGAGAGCTGACTATCAAGAGGAGCTCAGAGGACAAAGCACAGCAGAGTGTGTGTTCACAGGCAGAAGACAGcaggacagagacacacagcagcacacaggACAAACCTGAAAACATGGAATGA
- the LOC113027345 gene encoding heat shock protein 30-like — MLCSHGVQSALSPFMDFYWPVRSLWPEIKPLFYQQDLLQRNLQELCSSLELMDKLQHRILEETHPFQSSMAVQPVTVQLEKEGDKFALMLDTRGFSPEELSVRQVGRKLRVSGKTEKKQEDGKGSYSYRLQEFRQEFDLPEGLNPQTITCHLSPDGKLHIQAAKAPCVEEGERELTIKRSSEDKAQQSVCSQAEDSRTETHSSTQDKPENMDMK, encoded by the coding sequence ATGCTGTGCTCTCATGGAGTCCAGTCTGCACTCAGTCCATTCATGGACTTCTACTGGCCTGTGCGCAGTCTGTGGCCAGAGATCAAGCCTCTGTTCTACCAGCAGGATCTCCTGCAGAGAAACCTACAGGAGCTGTGCAGCAGTCTGGAGCTGATGGATAAACTTCAACACAGGATCCTGGAGGAGACACATCCTTTCCAAAGCAGCATGGCTGTGCAGCCAGTTACCGTCCAGCTggagaaagagggagacaaGTTTGCTCTGATGCTGGACACTCGAGGCTTTTCCCCAGAGGAGCTGTCTGTCAGGCAAGTGGGCAGGAAGCTGAGAGTCAGTGGCAAGACAGAGAAGAAGCAGGAGGATGGGAAAGGCTCGTACTCTTACAGACTGCAGGAGTTCAGACAGGAGTTTGATCTGCCTGAAGGACTGAACCCTCAAACCATCACGTGCCACCTGTCTCCAGATGGGAAGCTCCACATCCAGGCAGCCAAAGCTCCGTGTGTTgaagagggtgagagagagctGACTATCAAGAGGAGCTCAGAGGACAAAGCACAGCAGAGTGTGTGTTCACAGGCAGAAGACAGcaggacagagacacacagcagcacacaggACAAACCTGAAAACATGGATATGAAATGA